A window from Manis javanica isolate MJ-LG chromosome 10, MJ_LKY, whole genome shotgun sequence encodes these proteins:
- the LOC108409391 gene encoding olfactory receptor 8S1-like: MALRNHTTNSEFVLTGLSDDRHVQPLLFVLFLGIYLLTLMGNLTLLLLIRADSRLHTPMYFFLSNLSFLDLCFSSVTVPKLLKDLLSEKKTISVEGCLAQVFFVFLTAGNEACLLSVMAYDRYAAICHPLLYGQVMSNQLCVRLVWGSWSLASLNALVIVLLGVDLDFCDGHIIHHYTCELPSLFPLSCSDVSMNVSILSFSTVLLGLGNFLPIFFSYARIIHNTLSMSSTTGRSKAFSTCSSHLMAVILFFGSGLIRYLMPPSGSSLDLLSSLQYSVITPMLNPLIYSLKNTEVKAAVRRSLEKYLQYLRW, translated from the coding sequence ATGGCCTTGAGGAACCACACCACCAACTCCGAGTTTGTTCTCACGGGGCTGTCTGACGACCGCCACGTCCAGCCCCTGCTATTTGTGCTCTTCCTGGGGATTTACCTCCTGACCTTGATGGGGAACCTGACGCTGCTGCTGCTGATCAGGGCCGATTCCCGCCTCCACacgcccatgtacttcttcctgagcaATCTGTCATTCCTGGACCTCTGCTTCTCCTCTGTCACTGTGCCAAAGCTGCTGAAGGACCTGCTGTCGGAGAAGAAAACCATCTCAGTGGAGGGCTGCCTGGCCCAGGTCTTCTTTGTGTTTCTTACTGCAGGAAATGAAGCCTGCCTGCTCtcagtgatggcctatgaccgctatgccgccatctgccaccctctgctctACGGCCAGGTGATGAGCAACCAGCTCTGTGTGAGGCTGGTGTGGGGCTCCTGGAGCCTGGCCTCTCTCAATGCACTTGTCATAGTGCTCTTGGGTGTTGACCTGGACTTCTGTGATGGCCATATCATCCACCACTACACCTGTGAGctgccctccctcttccctctgtcTTGCTCTGATGTGTCTATGAATGTCAGCATCTTGTCCTTCTCTACTGTACTACTTGGGCTTGGAAACTTCCTCCCAATCTTCTTTTCCTATGCCCGTATAATACACAACACCCTGAGCATGAGCTCCACCACAGGCAGGagcaaggccttctccacctgctcctcccacctcatgGCAGTGATCCTGTTCTTTGGCTCGGGTTTGATCCGCTACCTCATGCCTCCCTCTGGTTCCTCCCTGGATTTGCTCTCTTCTCTGCAGTACAGTGTGATCACACCCATGCTGAATCCCCTCATCTACAGCCTAAAGAACACAGAGGTGAAGGCAGCTGTGAGAAGATCattggagaaatatttgcaataccTTAGGTGGTGA
- the LOC140843797 gene encoding olfactory receptor 8S1-like — translation MALGNHSAITEFILLGLSADPRVQPLLFELFLMIYLQTLLGNLTLLLVIRADSHLHTPMYFFLSHLSSLDLCFSSATVPKLLENLLSQRKTISVQGCLAQVFFVFDSGGTEGCLLSVMAYDRYVAICHPLLYGQKITNKLCNGLVWGSWGLGFLDALINILPAVSLDFCKDQSIPHYSCELPSLFPLSCSDVSTNFTILLCSSLLHGLVTCVLTVCSYTPFVSTILSISSSSGRSKAFSTCSSHLTAVLLFYGSPFLRYLTPTSGSPLELLFSVQYSVVTPLVNPLIYSLKNNEVRAAVRRTFRKYRQYFRS, via the coding sequence ATGGCTCTGGGGAACCACAGCGCCATCACCGAGTTCATCCTCCTGGGGCTGTCTGCAGACCCCCGTGTCCAGCCCCTGCTCTTTGAGCTGTTCCTAATGATTTACCTCCAGACCCTGCTGGGGAACCTGACGCTGCTGCTGGTGATCAGGGCTgattcccacctccacacccccatgtacttcttcctgagtcacctcTCTTCCCTGGACCTTTGTTTCTCTTCGGCTACAGTGCCCAAGCTGCTGGAGAACCTCCTGTCTCAGAGGAAAACCATCTCTGTCCAGGGTTGCCTGGCCCAAGTCTTCTTTGTGTTTGACTCAGGGGGCACTGAAGGCTGCCTGCTCtcagtgatggcctatgaccgctacgttgccatctgccaccctctgctctATGGCCAGAAGATAACCAACAAGCTCTGTAATGGGCTAGTGTGGGGCTCCTGGGGCCTGGGATTTCTGGACGCACTCATCAACATCCTTCCAGCTGTGAGCTTGGACTTCTGTAAGGATCAGTCCATCCCCCACTACAGCTGTGAGctgccctctctcttccctctgtcctgCTCTGATGTCTCCACCAACTTTACTATtctgctctgctccagcctcctgcATGGGCTTGTAACCTGTGTCCTAACTGTCTGTTCCTATACTCCTTTTGTCTCCACCATCCTGAGCATCAGCTCctcctcaggcagaagcaaggccttctccacctgctcctcccacctcactgcTGTCCTCCTGTTTTACGGCTCACCTTTCCTTCGCTATCTCACGCCAACCTCAGGTTCGCCCCTGGAGTTACTGTTCTCTGTCCAGTACAGTGTGGTCACTCCCTTAGTGAATCCCCTCATCTACAGCTTGAAGAACAATGAGGTGAGAGCAGCTGTGAGAAGGACATTTAGAAAATATCGCCAATATTTCAGGAGCTGA
- the LOC140843798 gene encoding olfactory receptor 8S1-like, with protein sequence MALGNHSAITEFILLGLSADPRVQPLLFALFLMIYLLTLLGNLTLLLVIRADSHLHTPMYFFLSHLSSLDLCFSSATVPKLLENLLSQRKTISVQGCLTQVFFVFDSGGTEACLLSVMAYDRYVAICHPLLYGQKITNKLCNGLVWGSWGLGFLDALINILPAVSLDFCKDQSIPHYSCELPSLFPLSCSDVSTNFTILLCSSLLHGLVTCVLTVCSYTPIVSTILSISSSSGRSKAFSTCSSHLTAVLLFYGSAFLRYLTPTSGSPLELVFSVLYGVVTPLVNPLIYSLKNNEVKAAVRRTFIKCLQYSGR encoded by the coding sequence ATGGCTCTGGGGAACCACAGCGCCATCACCGAGTTCATCCTCCTGGGGCTGTCTGCAGACCCCCGTGTCCAGCCCCTGCTCTTTGCGCTGTTCCTAATGAtttacctcctgaccctgctgggGAACCTGACGCTGCTGCTGGTGATCAGGGCTgattcccacctccacacccccatgtacttcttcctgagtcacctcTCTTCCCTGGACCTTTGTTTCTCTTCGGCTACAGTGCCCAAGCTGCTGGAGAACCTCCTGTCTCAGAGGAAAACCATCTCTGTCCAGGGCTGCCTGACTCAAGTCTTCTTTGTGTTTGACTCAGGGGGCACAGAAGCCTGCCTGCTCtcagtgatggcctatgaccgctacgttgccatctgccaccctctgctctATGGCCAGAAGATAACCAACAAGCTCTGTAATGGGCTAGTGTGGGGCTCCTGGGGCCTGGGATTTCTGGACGCACTCATCAACATCCTTCCAGCTGTGAGCTTGGACTTCTGTAAGGATCAGTCCATCCCCCACTACAGCTGTGAGctgccctctctcttccctctgtcctgCTCTGATGTCTCCACCAACTTTACTATTTtgctctgctccagcctcctgcATGGGCTTGTAACCTGTGTCCTAACTGTCTGTTCCTATACTCCTATTGTCTCCACCATCCTGAGCATCAGCTCctcctcaggcagaagcaaggccttctccacctgctcctcccacctcactgcTGTCCTCCTGTTTTATGGCTCAGCTTTCCTTCGCTATCTCACACCAACCTCAGGTTCACCCCTGGAGTTAGTGTTCTCTGTGCTGTATGGTGTGGTCACTCCCTTAGTGAATCCCCTCATCTACAGCTTGAAAAACAATGAGGTGAAAGCAGCTGTGAgaagaacatttataaaatgtctcCAGTATTCTGGTAGATGA